In Limanda limanda chromosome 23, fLimLim1.1, whole genome shotgun sequence, a genomic segment contains:
- the LOC132997019 gene encoding filamin A-interacting protein 1-like, which yields MRSRSNSLEDITKAKLVQADTRKRSAEREAPSGRAERRSRYREPPDDTGTIQRNHKTTKNSTCSGGSGSSSSSGATKAGRREKGRDLSRDDLVFLLSLLEGELQARDEVITVLKAEKIDLALLEAKYGFVTPQKVLQALQRDAIQGKADDFQEDIYERPMVELDKLVEKQRETHRRMLEQLLMVEQSHKQALYKLDDEKRNHGEFMKKSDEFTNLLEQERERSVY from the exons ATGCGATCCCGCAGCAACAGTCTGGAGGACATAACCAAGGCCAAGCTAGTGCAGGCGGACACGCGCAAGCGATCTGCCGAACGCGAGGCGCCCTCGGGACGGGCCGAGCGCCGCAGCCGGTACCGCGAGCCGCCGGATGACACCGGCACCATCCAGCGGAACCACAAGACAACAAAGAACAGTACCTGCTCCGGCgggagcggcagcagcagcagcagcggtgccACGAAGGCCGGTCGCAGGGAGAAGGGCAGGGACCTCTCCCGGGATGACCTGGTCTTTCTGCTGAGCCTGCTGGAGGGAGAGCTACAG GCCAGAGACGAGGTGATCACAGTCCTGAAGGCGGAGAAAATCGACCTGGCGCTGCTAGAGGCCAAATATGGATTTGTCACACCGCAGAAGGTCCTGCAGGCTCTGCAGAGAGACGCCATCCAGGGCAAGGCAGACGACTTCCAGGAGGACATTTACGAGAGGCCCATGGTTGAG CTGGATAAGCTGGTGGAGAAGCAGAGGGAGACGCACCGGCGGatgctggagcagctgctgatggTGGAGCAGTCGCACAAACAGGCCCTGTACAAGCTGGACGACGAGAAGAGGAACCACGGCGAGTTCATGAAGAAGAGCGACGAGTTCACCAACCTGCTGGAGCAGGAGCGGGAGAGGTCGGTTTACTAA